From one Variovorax sp. PBL-H6 genomic stretch:
- a CDS encoding protein-tyrosine phosphatase family protein, translating into MNPWEPNFSWIDDTLAVGGSFPGDRAEALAREHGVQAVVDLRGETQPDAVVLRRHGIALLHLPTEDMCGVAMSDLDRGIRFANAFLDAGQRVLIHCEHGIGRSATLALCVLVQRGQAPLDALALMKKQRPLVSPSPEQFACWCAWLESHRSTNPVDWLAPSFDEFQAIAYARREP; encoded by the coding sequence GTGAATCCTTGGGAACCGAACTTCAGCTGGATCGACGACACGCTCGCGGTCGGCGGCAGCTTTCCGGGCGATCGCGCGGAAGCGCTTGCGCGCGAGCACGGCGTCCAGGCGGTGGTCGACCTGCGCGGCGAAACGCAGCCCGATGCCGTGGTGCTGCGCCGGCACGGCATTGCGCTGCTGCACCTGCCGACCGAGGACATGTGCGGCGTGGCGATGTCCGACCTCGATCGGGGCATCCGCTTCGCCAACGCGTTCCTCGACGCCGGCCAACGTGTGCTCATTCATTGCGAGCACGGCATCGGCCGCTCGGCCACGCTTGCGCTGTGCGTGCTGGTGCAGCGGGGCCAGGCGCCACTCGATGCACTCGCGCTGATGAAGAAGCAGCGCCCGCTGGTGTCGCCTTCTCCGGAGCAGTTCGCCTGCTGGTGCGCCTGGCTGGAGAGCCATCGTTCGACGAACCCGGTCGACTGGCTCGCGCCGAGCTTCGATGAATTCCAGGCGATTGCCTATGCGAGGCGCGAGCCGTAG
- a CDS encoding hemerythrin domain-containing protein has protein sequence MNNLVSRLLPTATNMIRLDHTHVMSTFHQYKASAPARVRKGLASTICTALEVHATLEEEIFYPAVREVTEDELIRESMAEHQEMKRLIGLLRRMEPEADDYDETLMALMREVLHHVADEETVVLPAAERLLGDSLGELGARMTKRRVQLVAPRSGEIALDMGRAVSGNTAALSIAGLAALGLLWASRSGRTRRHLPRMTSFHR, from the coding sequence ATGAACAACCTGGTTTCCCGTTTGTTGCCCACCGCGACGAACATGATCCGCCTGGACCACACGCACGTGATGTCCACCTTTCACCAGTACAAGGCCAGTGCGCCGGCCCGCGTGAGGAAGGGGCTTGCCTCCACCATCTGCACGGCGCTGGAGGTGCATGCCACCCTCGAGGAAGAAATCTTCTACCCGGCGGTGCGCGAGGTCACCGAGGACGAGCTCATCCGCGAGAGCATGGCCGAGCACCAGGAGATGAAGCGTCTCATCGGGCTGCTGCGCCGGATGGAGCCGGAGGCCGACGACTACGACGAGACCCTGATGGCGCTGATGCGCGAGGTGCTGCATCACGTGGCCGACGAGGAAACCGTCGTCCTGCCCGCGGCCGAGCGCCTGCTGGGCGACAGCCTCGGCGAGCTGGGCGCGCGCATGACCAAGCGCCGCGTGCAACTGGTCGCGCCTCGCAGCGGCGAGATCGCGCTCGACATGGGCCGTGCGGTCTCGGGCAACACGGCCGCCCTCTCGATTGCCGGCCTCGCTGCGCTCGGGCTGTTGTGGGCCAGCCGATCCGGGCGCACGCGGCGCCACCTGCCGCGCATGACGAGCTTCCACCGGTAG
- a CDS encoding DUF2934 domain-containing protein encodes MRAADLGSADAGAGADIGSEEATQPGTSRDARIREAAYAAYERRGRTPGSEEEDWLEAERSIDAQGDGAGGAPRTNPGK; translated from the coding sequence GTGAGGGCAGCCGACCTCGGCTCGGCCGATGCGGGCGCGGGCGCGGACATCGGCAGCGAGGAGGCCACGCAACCCGGCACATCGCGCGATGCTCGCATCCGGGAAGCCGCCTACGCCGCCTATGAGCGCCGCGGCAGGACGCCTGGCAGCGAAGAAGAGGATTGGCTCGAAGCCGAGCGTTCGATCGATGCGCAAGGGGATGGGGCCGGCGGCGCCCCGCGCACGAACCCTGGCAAGTGA
- a CDS encoding hemerythrin domain-containing protein translates to MPTTTKRSEPDACSLLDADHRNVKKMFKEYETLAGSKAANASQKKRELANEICMELTVHAQIEEEIFYPALREAIKETDLLDEAEVEHASAKDLIAQIQDATDVDDKFDAKVTVLGEYIDHHVKEERNEIFVKARAARGLDLVAMREQLETRKEELMGELTGTPA, encoded by the coding sequence ATGCCCACCACCACCAAACGTTCAGAGCCCGATGCCTGCAGCCTGCTCGACGCCGACCACCGCAACGTCAAGAAGATGTTCAAGGAATACGAGACGCTGGCCGGTTCGAAGGCGGCGAATGCATCGCAGAAGAAGCGCGAGCTCGCCAACGAGATCTGCATGGAGCTGACCGTGCATGCGCAGATCGAGGAAGAGATCTTCTACCCGGCGCTGCGAGAAGCGATCAAGGAAACCGACCTGCTCGACGAAGCCGAGGTCGAGCACGCGAGCGCCAAGGACCTGATCGCGCAGATCCAGGACGCCACCGATGTGGACGACAAGTTCGACGCCAAGGTCACCGTGCTCGGCGAATACATCGACCACCATGTGAAGGAAGAGCGCAACGAGATCTTCGTCAAGGCGCGTGCAGCCCGCGGACTCGACCTGGTCGCCATGCGCGAACAGCTGGAGACGCGCAAGGAAGAGCTCATGGGCGAGCTCACCGGCACGCCCGCCTGA
- a CDS encoding RecQ family ATP-dependent DNA helicase produces MPIPERRLQRTLRTVFGLQALRPGQRQVIDRVLAGRSTLAVMPTGAGKSLCYQLPAVLLEGCTVVVSPLIALMKDQCEKLQSLGIPAVQFNSHVEADEIHASEEAVRDGSARLVFATPERLADAEFAALLRGRTISLLVVDEAHCISQWGHDFRPAFLGIGTVAKDIGDPPVLALTATANSEVAADIMEKLGIPKAGWIDTGTYRPNLHFAVEQHAREDERLQRTLALVGAAKGSGIVYTATVKAAEAVYEALRSEGESVGLYHGRRNADERREAQDDFMADRLRVMVATNAFGMGIDKPDIRFVLHYQMPSGLDAYYQESGRAGRDGAPSACTLLFLRRDRALQQFFLTGRYPTEEELDALLRALERDPPHANGQTMEDLKDRTGLPQNKLKAAVGLLRNRRILGVDREGGVRLLRADLGADEMRELLDGYRRKREQDHETLERMVFYAQSGQCRWQVLLAYLEEEAPQERCGNCDNCRRIAQHEAAMAASSAVDNESPKLRHPARPRMPPPAFVARQPVRVKRYGEGSVVSADALSITIEFADGSRRCFQPDFVQPIVSRRSAGRASRPSAATG; encoded by the coding sequence ATGCCCATTCCGGAACGCCGGCTGCAGCGCACCCTGCGCACCGTCTTCGGGCTGCAGGCCTTGCGCCCGGGGCAGCGGCAGGTGATCGACCGCGTGCTCGCGGGACGTTCCACGCTCGCGGTCATGCCCACCGGGGCGGGCAAGTCGCTGTGCTACCAGCTTCCGGCCGTGCTGCTCGAGGGCTGCACGGTGGTGGTCTCGCCGTTGATCGCGCTCATGAAGGACCAGTGCGAGAAGCTGCAGTCGCTGGGCATTCCGGCCGTGCAGTTCAACAGCCATGTGGAAGCCGACGAGATCCACGCGAGCGAGGAGGCCGTGCGCGACGGCTCGGCGCGCCTCGTGTTCGCCACGCCGGAGCGGCTTGCCGATGCAGAATTCGCGGCACTGCTGCGGGGGCGCACGATCTCGCTGCTGGTGGTCGACGAGGCGCATTGCATCTCGCAGTGGGGGCACGATTTCCGGCCGGCATTCCTCGGCATCGGCACGGTCGCGAAGGACATCGGCGACCCCCCCGTGCTGGCGCTCACGGCGACGGCGAACAGCGAGGTCGCGGCCGACATCATGGAGAAGCTGGGCATTCCGAAGGCCGGCTGGATCGACACCGGGACGTACCGGCCCAACCTGCACTTCGCGGTGGAACAGCATGCGCGCGAGGACGAAAGACTGCAGCGAACGCTCGCGCTGGTCGGCGCGGCGAAGGGCAGCGGCATCGTCTACACCGCGACCGTCAAGGCGGCGGAAGCGGTGTACGAGGCGCTTCGCTCGGAAGGCGAATCGGTGGGGCTCTACCACGGCCGGCGCAATGCGGACGAACGGCGCGAGGCACAAGACGACTTCATGGCGGATCGCCTGCGCGTGATGGTGGCGACCAATGCCTTCGGCATGGGGATCGACAAGCCCGACATTCGATTCGTCCTGCACTACCAGATGCCCTCGGGCCTCGATGCGTATTACCAGGAGTCTGGCCGCGCCGGGCGCGACGGCGCACCGTCGGCCTGCACGCTCCTGTTCCTGCGCCGCGACCGGGCGCTGCAACAGTTCTTCCTCACGGGCCGCTATCCCACGGAAGAGGAACTCGATGCGCTTCTCCGGGCACTGGAAAGGGATCCGCCGCACGCAAACGGCCAGACGATGGAGGACCTGAAGGACCGCACCGGTCTGCCGCAGAACAAGCTGAAGGCGGCGGTCGGCCTGCTGCGCAATCGGCGCATCCTGGGCGTGGACCGCGAAGGTGGGGTGCGCCTGCTGCGTGCCGATCTTGGCGCCGACGAGATGCGTGAGCTCCTGGACGGCTACCGCCGCAAGCGCGAGCAGGACCACGAGACGCTGGAGCGGATGGTGTTCTACGCCCAGAGCGGGCAGTGCCGCTGGCAGGTTCTGCTCGCCTACCTGGAGGAAGAGGCACCGCAGGAGCGCTGCGGCAACTGCGACAACTGCCGCCGCATCGCCCAGCACGAGGCGGCGATGGCCGCTTCGAGCGCGGTGGACAACGAGTCACCGAAGCTGCGGCATCCCGCACGGCCGCGGATGCCGCCGCCGGCCTTCGTCGCGCGCCAGCCGGTCAGGGTCAAGCGGTACGGCGAGGGCAGCGTGGTGAGCGCGGATGCGTTGTCGATCACGATCGAGTTCGCGGACGGCAGCCGCCGCTGCTTCCAACCCGATTTCGTGCAGCCCATCGTCAGTCGGCGTAGCGCGGGACGGGCTTCGCGGCCATCGGCTGCAACAGGATGA
- a CDS encoding ATPase domain-containing protein: protein MMQDPVRTGIPGLDEVLLGGVQRNNNILVEGAPGAGKTTLGLAFIHAGAALYDEPGVIVSFELDPEKLLRDARGFSWDLQRLIDERKVRIIQTSPGVLLNEFRSSEGAFTAELAAIGARRLMIDGLTPLRLYAEVNDKPFREDVHLLIDGLARLGVTTLVTAERADTKGEPHAHERFIFDTIISLTRTEVRRRVHRTLSVVKSRGQDFISGSHAMRIESGGGLQVYRRAQSRPKIDEDQPTSSKRVSAGCAALDLIMDGGLYEGSITMVTGISGTGKTVLGVQFLTSAVLAGRRALLVTLDEHPRQLIRNAASLGFDLEGLMRQGTLFIHYESPLELELDVHFDRVAKLVEKEGIDCIVFDSVAVYEMANADQASDFLYALADFVKGRLATAFFNYESPELLGLSQISEELKGSHLVDNIILLSYVEISTRLRRAIAVPKVRGSKNIQTTREYVIAEGGISFLDESVVEGDDTTPVPQLPFSSYYGLLARSPSRKSPVIEDAVAHGKALPESPELPPETAP from the coding sequence ATGATGCAAGACCCCGTGCGTACCGGCATTCCAGGATTGGACGAGGTGCTTCTGGGAGGCGTGCAACGCAACAACAACATCCTGGTCGAAGGTGCGCCGGGCGCCGGCAAGACAACCCTGGGCCTGGCCTTCATCCATGCGGGCGCAGCGCTTTACGACGAGCCCGGCGTCATCGTCTCCTTCGAGCTCGACCCCGAGAAGCTGTTGCGAGACGCCAGGGGGTTCAGCTGGGACCTGCAGCGCCTCATCGATGAGCGCAAGGTCAGGATCATCCAGACCTCGCCAGGCGTCCTGCTCAATGAGTTCCGCTCCTCGGAAGGCGCGTTCACCGCCGAGCTGGCGGCCATCGGCGCGCGCAGGCTGATGATCGATGGCCTGACGCCGCTGCGGCTCTACGCCGAAGTCAACGACAAGCCCTTCCGCGAAGATGTCCACCTGCTCATCGACGGACTCGCCCGCCTCGGCGTGACGACGCTCGTCACCGCGGAGCGCGCGGACACGAAGGGGGAGCCGCACGCGCACGAGCGCTTCATCTTCGACACCATCATCTCGCTGACCCGCACCGAGGTGCGCCGGCGGGTCCACAGGACGCTGTCGGTGGTGAAGTCGCGGGGGCAGGATTTCATCAGTGGAAGCCATGCGATGCGAATCGAATCGGGCGGAGGCCTCCAGGTGTATCGGCGCGCCCAATCGCGCCCCAAGATCGACGAAGACCAGCCCACGTCGAGCAAGCGCGTCTCAGCGGGTTGCGCCGCCCTGGACCTGATCATGGACGGGGGGCTCTACGAGGGCTCGATCACCATGGTCACCGGCATCTCCGGCACCGGCAAGACGGTCCTGGGTGTGCAGTTCCTGACTTCGGCGGTCCTGGCCGGGCGGCGCGCACTGCTGGTGACGCTGGATGAGCATCCACGCCAGCTGATCCGCAACGCAGCGAGCCTGGGCTTCGACCTCGAAGGGCTGATGCGCCAAGGCACGCTTTTCATCCACTATGAATCGCCGCTGGAGCTGGAGCTGGATGTGCACTTCGACCGGGTGGCGAAGCTGGTGGAGAAGGAGGGCATCGACTGCATCGTCTTCGACTCGGTGGCCGTGTACGAGATGGCGAATGCCGACCAGGCGTCCGATTTTCTCTACGCGCTGGCGGATTTCGTCAAGGGACGGCTTGCGACGGCGTTCTTCAACTACGAAAGTCCCGAGCTCCTGGGCCTCTCGCAGATCAGCGAGGAGCTCAAGGGATCGCACCTGGTCGACAACATCATCCTGCTGAGCTACGTGGAGATCTCCACGCGCCTGCGCCGCGCGATCGCGGTGCCGAAGGTGCGCGGGAGCAAGAACATCCAGACGACTCGCGAGTACGTGATCGCCGAAGGTGGCATTTCCTTTCTCGACGAGTCGGTGGTCGAGGGTGACGACACCACACCGGTGCCGCAGTTGCCGTTCTCGTCCTACTACGGGCTGCTGGCCCGCTCGCCGTCGCGCAAGTCTCCGGTGATCGAGGACGCCGTCGCGCACGGCAAGGCGTTGCCCGAATCTCCGGAACTCCCCCCCGAGACGGCCCCGTGA
- a CDS encoding molybdopterin-dependent oxidoreductase: MNKRRFLGTAALAASFSSLHASAADRAAKGPGLLTVSGAVGKTNRGPLDPALDQLMAKHGVKFDKAFVFDVDALRRLPAVRIKPTLEYDAKVHALAGPLLASVMEAAGVSGDAMLALRAVDGYVVPVRMADARSYKMIVATEMDGAPLALGGLGPLWAVYEADTLPAFKDKPLKERFALCPWGLYSVEVTRG, translated from the coding sequence ATGAACAAACGACGGTTCCTCGGCACGGCGGCACTCGCCGCCTCGTTCTCTTCCCTCCACGCATCGGCGGCAGACAGGGCCGCGAAAGGTCCCGGCCTCCTGACCGTCAGCGGCGCTGTCGGCAAGACCAACCGCGGCCCGCTCGATCCGGCGCTCGACCAGTTGATGGCGAAGCACGGCGTCAAGTTCGACAAGGCCTTCGTGTTCGATGTCGACGCCTTGCGCCGCTTGCCGGCGGTGCGGATCAAGCCCACGCTCGAGTACGACGCCAAGGTGCACGCGCTCGCCGGGCCCTTGCTGGCCAGCGTGATGGAGGCAGCAGGCGTGTCCGGCGACGCCATGCTGGCCCTGCGCGCGGTGGATGGCTACGTGGTGCCCGTGCGCATGGCCGACGCGCGCAGCTACAAAATGATCGTGGCCACCGAGATGGACGGAGCCCCCCTCGCGCTCGGCGGGCTGGGGCCGTTGTGGGCGGTCTACGAGGCCGACACCTTGCCTGCCTTCAAGGACAAGCCGCTCAAGGAACGCTTCGCCCTGTGCCCCTGGGGCCTGTACAGCGTCGAGGTCACGCGCGGGTGA
- a CDS encoding OBAP family protein, which translates to MPGDPSAMRIPVASLLAACALLASCGGSNTASGTSSPGAAKEASTRALEAGASALQDKPPIEAINAYLDGFHFYSGSPQMQMEAHHYCAVLNEELIQCVIYDGNVKDAKLMGVEYIVSERLFKTLPEPEKALWHSHVHEVKSGQLIAPGIPQAAEHALMTKLVGTYGKTFHTWHTDQDKQLPTGIPQVMMGFTADGQVDAAMVGERDKRFGIATADKKKQREDIVAPAIADGADAWQQGRVVQLADPTGTQHGQPAGGK; encoded by the coding sequence ATGCCTGGAGATCCGAGCGCCATGCGCATCCCGGTCGCCAGCCTGCTTGCCGCTTGCGCGCTTCTCGCTTCGTGCGGGGGCAGCAACACGGCTTCCGGCACGTCATCGCCGGGAGCCGCCAAGGAAGCCAGCACACGGGCGCTGGAGGCGGGAGCCTCGGCGCTGCAGGACAAGCCGCCCATCGAAGCCATCAATGCCTACCTGGACGGCTTCCATTTCTACAGCGGCAGCCCCCAGATGCAGATGGAGGCCCACCACTACTGCGCCGTCCTCAACGAGGAACTGATCCAGTGCGTGATCTACGACGGCAATGTCAAGGATGCAAAGCTGATGGGGGTCGAGTACATCGTCAGCGAACGCCTGTTCAAGACACTGCCGGAGCCCGAGAAGGCGCTGTGGCACAGCCACGTGCATGAAGTGAAGTCCGGCCAGCTGATCGCGCCGGGAATTCCGCAGGCGGCCGAGCACGCGCTGATGACCAAGCTCGTCGGAACCTACGGAAAGACCTTTCACACCTGGCACACCGACCAGGACAAGCAGCTGCCCACCGGCATTCCCCAGGTGATGATGGGCTTCACCGCGGATGGCCAGGTGGATGCCGCCATGGTGGGCGAGCGAGACAAGCGCTTCGGCATCGCCACGGCGGACAAGAAGAAGCAGCGGGAGGACATCGTGGCGCCCGCCATCGCCGATGGCGCGGACGCGTGGCAGCAAGGACGGGTGGTACAGCTCGCCGACCCGACAGGGACGCAGCACGGCCAGCCGGCAGGCGGCAAGTAG
- a CDS encoding ZIP family metal transporter, with amino-acid sequence MFILAYQAFDGVARGDARIQGALAGGMIAALATALGTVPVLLSQQFSQRSYDIMLGFGAGVMLAASSFSLVIPGLAAAKAQGASAWGAGGIVGGGILLGALLLLAIDRAVPHEHFVKGVEGPQARTLRRVWLFVLAIVLHNLPEGLAIGVAFAGTDPVGAAALTTGISIQDVPEGMVVALALRGVGYGRLSSVALGIVSGLVEPLAAVFGALLITVSAGMLPWGLAMAAGAMLYVISHEVIPESHRQGHEASATGGLVLGFVVMMVLDTALG; translated from the coding sequence ATGTTCATCCTCGCCTATCAGGCCTTCGATGGCGTGGCGCGCGGCGACGCGCGCATCCAGGGGGCGCTGGCCGGCGGCATGATCGCCGCGCTGGCCACCGCTCTCGGCACCGTGCCGGTGCTGCTCTCGCAGCAGTTCTCGCAGCGCAGCTACGACATCATGCTGGGCTTCGGCGCCGGCGTGATGCTCGCGGCAAGCTCGTTCTCGCTGGTGATCCCCGGCCTGGCAGCGGCCAAGGCACAAGGCGCAAGCGCCTGGGGCGCCGGGGGCATCGTCGGTGGCGGCATCCTGCTGGGTGCGCTGCTGCTGCTGGCCATCGACCGCGCCGTACCGCACGAGCATTTCGTGAAGGGCGTCGAAGGTCCGCAGGCGCGCACCTTGCGGCGTGTCTGGCTGTTCGTGCTGGCGATCGTGCTGCACAACCTGCCGGAAGGGCTCGCGATCGGCGTCGCCTTCGCCGGCACCGACCCGGTCGGCGCCGCCGCACTCACCACCGGCATCTCGATCCAGGACGTGCCCGAAGGCATGGTCGTGGCCCTGGCGCTGCGCGGCGTCGGCTATGGGCGGCTCAGTTCGGTGGCGCTCGGCATCGTGTCCGGCCTGGTGGAGCCGCTCGCGGCGGTGTTCGGGGCACTCCTCATCACCGTCTCTGCCGGCATGCTGCCCTGGGGATTGGCGATGGCGGCAGGCGCGATGCTGTACGTGATCAGCCACGAGGTCATTCCCGAATCGCACCGGCAGGGGCACGAAGCCTCTGCCACCGGCGGGCTCGTCCTCGGCTTCGTCGTGATGATGGTGCTCGACACCGCGCTGGGCTGA